The Desulfovibrio sp. G11 region GCCAAGCTTGAGTCCGTCTGCGAGGTCTTTTTTGTCCTTGTCTGTCAGGGCGCGTACCTTTGTGGCCTTGCCGGGCAGGGCGAGGCCCTTGCGCGAGGTAACAATGCCGCTGTTGTCGGCTTCCAGCAGCACAAGGTCGTCGGCCCTGCGCGCCTGCACGATGAACTGAAGGCCGCCATCGGCCAGAACAAGGCGGTCGCCGGGTTCCAGGCTTTCAAGGATTTCTTCATGATCAAAAGGCAGGTAGGCCATTTCATCTACGCGTGACTGGCTTGGGCCAAGCAGCAGGCGCATGCCTTTTTCTACTTCTATCGTCCCCTCGGGAACCACGCCCAAGCGAATTTTTGGCCCGGAAAGGTCCTGCATAATAGTGATAGGCCGCCCAAGAGACTGCTCTACTTCCCGGATGTTTTTTATGATGTTCACAAAGTCGGCAGCAGTGCCATGTGAGAAGTTGAGACGGAAAACGCTTACGCCAGCCTCTGCAAGCTCGTGCAGTTTTTCCCTGCTGTTGGAAGCGGGGCCGATGGTGGCGACAATTTTGGTTCTCATGATGTGTCCTTGTTTAGAGGGCAAGAAGCTGGTCCGGCGTATGGACGCAAGAAAAGGGCAAGTGACCAGCACAAAAAATCATCTTGATTTTCGCACGTATTGTCAAGGTATTCGGCCTTGCTGGCGTATGCGTCGTGTAGTCTGGACAATGCCGGGTGATGTTCCGGCAGGCTGCGGCATATTCCGCATGGCGGCTCGCCGGTGGTAAAAACCACTTTTTACCACCGCGGCGTCCTGAGGGCACACCAGTGTTTCCACCCTGGGGCATGGCCTGAAGCCGGCTCCATCCATAAATATTGCGGTTTTTTTGTACTTGGCTTGACACCCCCATGGGCTTGGGGCATAAGTGGGAAAAAGTGGTAATATTAAGTAAAAAAGTGGTAAAGCAGTGCAAAAACTCTTCACAAAAAGCCTTTCCCGCAGCCTTGACCCCAAAGGGCGTCTCATGCTGCCGCCCGAATACCGGGAAGGGCTTTGTGCCGGCGGCGGCACAGGAGTTTTCTGGCTCACCGCGTATTATGGCCGCCTGGTGGCCTATCTGCCCGACGATTGGGAAAAGGTTACGGAACAGCTGAGCCGCATTCCCATGCCTTCACCGCGCCTATCGCACTTCAAGACCAAGGTAATGGGTCTCGCACAGGAACTGCAGTGCGATGCCCAGGGCCGTGTACGCATTCCCCAAGCCCTCATGCGTGAAGCCGGACTGCAAAAGGATGTCATGCTGGTAGGCATGCTTAATAAATTTGAAATCTGGGATCAGATCCGCTTTGACGCCCTGGAGCTTGAAGACGTTTCTGCGGAGCTTGCAGCCAGCGGTGTGGCGATCAGCCTTTAGGCGCTATTTATGATACAGACTATGAGCGATACTACGGAACCGACACGGCATGTGTCCGTTCTGCCTGTGGAAACCCTGGCGGCGCTCGATCCGCGCGCCGGGGGACGTTATCTGGACGGCACTCTTGGCATGGGCGGACATGCCAGCGCCATTTTGTCGTCTGCACCCGGCATAGAGCTGTGCGGGCTTGACCGTGATGAAGAGGCGCTTGCCCTTGCCGGGCAGCGTTTGAGCAGTTTCGGCGGGCGAGCGCACCTGTTTCACTGCCGCTACAGTGATTTTGCCGAAGCCCTCAACGAACTTGGCTGGGACAAGGTGGATGGAGCCTTGTTGGATATCGGCGTTTCGTCATTGCAACTGGATGAGGCGGAACGTGGCTTCAGTTTTTATGGTTATGGCCCTCTGGACATGCGGATGGACCAGAATTCGGCGCAGCCTTCGGCGTGGCACTGGGTCAATCGCGAAAGCTTTGACAAGCTCAAAGACTGCATCGCCACCCTGGGTGAAGAGCCGCAAGCCGGGCGCATTGCCCGCGCCATTGTGGACGCCAGGCAGAAAAACACCATCGATACGACAGGCCAGCTGGCTGCGCTGGTTGAGAGGGCGTACCCGGCCGCCTGGCGGGCCAAAGCCCGTCGGCATCCAGCCACACGTACCTTTCAGGCCTTGCGCATGGCCGTTAACGACGAGCTTGGTGAGCTGCGCCGTTTTCTGGATCAAATCCTGACATGGCTGCCCATTGGCGGGCGGCTGGCCGTCATAACGTTCCACTCGCTTGAGGACCGTATGGTCAAGCAGGCCATGCGGCACTGGGCCGAAGGTTGCCGTTGTCCGCGCCATATTCCCCGTTGCATATGCGGTCATCAGCCCGAAGTGCGCATTCTGCATAAAAAACCCGTCCAGGCCGGGCCGGAAGAACTGGCAGCAAATTCCCGGGCGGGCAGCGCCAAACTGCGCGCTGTAGAGAAAATTGCCGAGGACTCCGGCTCGTGAAGCGCAATCTTTCGGTAAAGCCCACCGGGGGCAGGGGATGGCTGCTTTTTCTGGTGCTTGGTTTGCTGGCCTGCATGGTTATGGGTCTTGTGCTCGTGTGGAGCAACATTGAGCGCATGGACACCACATATTTTATCAATATCGCGCAGAACACCATGCGCGAACGGCGCGCCCTGCGTGCCAAGCTTGAAGTAGAGCGAGAGCGTTTGCTTTCGCCCTACGAACTGCGCCGCCGCGCTGAGGAATTTTCCATGCGTGAGCCAAAGCCGGGGCAGATTCGCCGGATGGAAGGCCAGTAGATTCCGCGCATATAAAACCTCTCCGATACGTCGCGCCAGTTTATTCCGGATATGCGGCAAGCCGGAGGCGGCAACATAAATACTATCAGTAAAAAACCGGACCAACCCGGAAGTCATCGAGACACGCCATGTTCAAATTCAATTCGCGCAAGGCCAACAGGCATACCGATGCCCCCAGGGCCGAAAAGAAATCACGCGTTTCCAATCGCATGAAGACTCCGGCCCCCGAAGGCAAATCGCGCTTTGCATGGGCGGGGCAGATCGATTGGGGCCGTGTGCGCATCAAGATGGTTGTTGTTGTTTTTTGTCTGCTGTGGGCAGGCCTGTGGGGCCGTGCATGGTATCTGCAGATGATTGAAGGCCCGCGCCTGGCCGAGCGCGCACGGCGGCAGCATATGGCCTCGGAGCTGGTGACAGGCCGCCGCGGCATGATTTTTGACCGTAACGGACAGGTGCTGGCCCGGAGTATTGAGGCCCGTTCCATTTACGCCCGGCCGCAGGAAATTGAAGACTTTCAGACCATGGCCAATACTCTTGGCCCTATTCTGGGTATAGAGCCACAGAAGCTCTACAATGATCTTTCCCAGACGAAACGCCGGTTTGTCTGGATAAAACGCAAGGTTGACGATTTTACCGCCGAAGCGGTGCGCAAGACCAATCTGGCCGGCATCGGCCTTTCCAAGGAATATGACCGCGTTTATCCCTTCAAGCACATGGCTGGTCAGGTGCTTGGTTTTGTGGGGCTGGATGACAAAGGGCTTGAGGGCATCGAGCGCTCGATGGAAGCGCGCCTGGGCTGCATCCCTACCCGCCAGATAGTGCAGCGAGATGCCATGGGCCGCCGTTTTTATCTGCATGAAGAAGGGCAGAGCGAACCGCGTGGTCAGGATCTCACATTGACCATCGATGTGCAGATGCAGTTTATCGTGGAAGAAGCCGTGTCACGCGCCGTGCGCGATTATGACGCCCGTTGGGGCGGGGCGCTGGTAGTGGATGTGCCTTCGGGAGAAATTGTGGCCTGGGCGCAGTATCCTTTTTTCAATCCCAATACTTATAAAGACACAAGTCCTCTCGTGTATCGCAACCGTCTGGCGGCTGATGCCCTGGAGCCTGGTTCTACCTTCAAGCCTTTTGTTATGGCCGCCGCCATTCAGGAAAAAAAAATCAGCACCAGTACCGCCATTGATTGTGAAAGCGGCAGGTGGGTGGCTAAAAATTTTACCATTCGTGACACTTCACGGCAGGGGGTGCTGCCCGCCAACAAGGTGCTGCGCTACTCTTCCAACATCGGCATGGCCAAGATCGGCCTGATGATGGGCGCACCTACGTTTTACAAGTATTTGCACGCGCTTGGCTTCGGACAGCGTACCAATGTGCCGGTGGCCGACAGCAAGGGCATTTTGCGCATCCCCCGTGACTGGAGTGAGGTGGATATCATGTCCACGGCATTCGGGCAGAGTATTTCCGTCACGGGGCTGCAAATGGCCCAGGCGTATCTGACGCTGCTTAACAACGGCGTCTACAAACCGCTGCGCCTCACTCGTGAAGACAATAATGTTGAGGAAGTACCCCAACGTATATTCTCGCAAACCACCGTGCGCGATGTCATGCGCATGATGCGTGATGTGGTTGAAGAAAGTGACGGCACAGGCAAGCGTGCCCGCATTGAAGGCATTGAAGTGGCTGGCAAGACCGGCACCGCACAGAAAGCCGACCATCGGGCAGGCACCTATGGCAGCAAGAGGCTGGCGTCTTTTGTGGGATTTTTTCCGGCAGACAAGCCGCGTTACCTCATCCTGGTCATGGTGGACGAACCCACACGCAATCAGTACGGCGGCGTGGTTGCGGCCCCGGTCTTCAAGGAAATAGCCAGCCGCACACTGACATTTACGGGTATTGTTCCGGATACAAAGGTGGCGACAGGAACTGAAAGTCCTGCTGCTCCCGCTGCGGGGCGCAGGCGCGGCCTGAAGTTGGCTGGCCTGGATGTGCCCTATGTCAACGAAGTTCAAAAAACTGCTGCCCAGGGGCAGGATGCGGGTATGCGTCTGCCGGGGCATCTGGCAAAGGCGGGCAGCCGCGTGCCTGATGTGATGGGTAAATCCGTGCGCAATGCGGTAGAACTTTTTGCCCGGGCGGGCGTTGTGCCGGAACTCAAGGGATCTGGCAGTCGCGTGATCAAGCAGACTCCGGCTCCGGGGGCGGCATGGCCCGAAGAAGATAACAAGACAGAATATATCCTCTGGCTCTCGGAACGTTAAGGTTGAATGTTGCCGGTCACTGTTGTCGCGTTTGTCTGGAGCCGGTCCGGTAGCGGCGAGACGAGAAGGGGCGGCAGGGGGCGGAGAGTTTCCCGGTGAGGCTCGGCAGGCGCGCGCGGTTGTGGGAACTGCCGCCGCCGGGTTGCCGGATTTGGGCCGGAAGGATAAAGCGCTTCCGGCAACTGGGACATTGCAGCATCAGGGCTGTTCAGACGGATGCAATCTCTGATGATGCCGACTGGTTCGGCGCAGACTGGTCTGCTCCGCCGCAAGGCGACGGGCTTAAAGCGAAATTGCTCTACAAAGAGGTTGATTATGAATCGGGAATTTGCGGCACTGCTGGATGAGTGCGGACGCGGCGAGATTGAAGTGCGCGCAGACTCGCGTCAGGTATGTCCCGGCGATATTTTTGTGGCTGTACCTGGCGTCAGGGAAGACGGCGCCCAGTTTATCCCTGCTGCCGCTGAAGCCGGGGCGGGAGTTATCGTTTGCCGGGCCGACAGTGAAGAGGCTGCAGCTGCAGCGACCGCCGGGTGCAGGGTCGTCCACCATGCCGACCCGCGTGAGGCGCTCTGGCGGCTGGCACAGGCCCGCTGGCATACAGATACCTTGCCTATCCGTATTGTGGGTGTTACAGGCACCAACGGCAAAACCACCTGCACCTATCTGCTTGAACGCCTTTTCGCCCAGGCAGGGCATAAGCTCGGCGTGATGGGAACAGTGAGCTATCGCTGGCCCGGCCATGTTGAGGCGGCCCCCCTGACCACTCCTGATGCCTTGAGCGTGCATGCCATGCTGGCCGCAATGGCCCGCGATGGCGTGGACGTGGCCGTGATGGAAGTCTCCTCTCATGCCATAGACCAGCAGCGGGTGTGCGGTGTGCCGTTTTCCGGCGCGGCCTTCACCAACCTGAGCCAGGATCATCTCGATTATCATCGGGATATGGAAAGTTATTTTCAGGCTAAGGCCAGGCTTTTTCTTGAGCTGCCGCGCGCCGACAAATCCATGGCCGTCAATGCTGACGATGCCTGGGGCCGGCGCCTGCTGGAGCTGTGTCCCACGGCTCTTTCCTTCGGTCTGCAAAAGGGTGCGCCCAACAGGCGGCACCTGTGGGGAGAGCTGCTTTCTTCCACCACAGCAGGCTGTCATCTGCGTATGAGCCTTGAAGACATGCAGTGGGAGCTACGCTCTCCCCTTGTGGGGGCTTTCAATGCTTCCAACCTGCTGGCTGTGCAGGCTGTGGCTCTGGAAATGGGAATTGATCCTGAAGCCTTCAAGGCTCTTGAAAGCTTTACGGGGGTCAGCGGCAGGCTGGAGCGGGTGGAAAATCCGCAAGGACTCAATGTTTTTGTGGATTATGCCCATACTCCCGATGCACTTGAGAATGTTCTCAAGGCCCTGCGCGATGCAGGCTTTGAACGCGTGATCACTGTTTTTGGCTGTGGCGGTAACCGTGACCGCAGCAAGAGACCCATCATGGGAGAAGCTGTGGCCCGCTGGTCGGACGTGGCCGTGCTGACCTCGGACAATCCGCGGTTTGAAGATCCGGAGGCCATACTCAAGGATGTGTTGCCTGGCCTTGCAGATGCCAAAGAGGTTGTCGTCGAGGTTGACCGTCGCGAGGCCACCACCCGGGCTTTGGGCATGCTTGGCAAAAAAGATGCGTTGCTTATTGCCGGCAAAGGGCATGAAGACTACCAGATTATTCAGGGAGTCAAACACCATTACAGCGATCAGGAAGTGGTGCGGGAGATACTCCAGTGCGCATAACCATTAATGAGGCGGCGGTTTGCCTGGGCTTGCCCGGAACTTTGCCGGATGCGGAAAATACCGTCCTGACTTCGGTCGTGACAGACAGTCGTGACGCAGGGCCAGGCGCGCTTTTTGTCTGTGTACCCGGCAGCAGGGTGGACGGGCACGACTTTGCCGCAGCGGCTGTGAGGCAAGGCGCTGCTGCGGTGCTGGCCGCAGGGCCTTTGCCGGGCATCAATGTGCCGGTTCTGGTGGTTCCTGATACGGTCAAGGCCCTGGGGCAACTGGCCGGGCTGTGGCGTGACAGGACGAAGGCGCGCGTGGTGGCTGTTACCGGTACGGCAGGCAAGACGACCCTCAAGGAAGTGTTGGCCCAGGTTTTGTCCCTTGGTGGAAAGACCGCCCGCAATGCAATGAACCATAATAACCAGATCGGTATGCCCCGAGCGGTGCTCGGCACAGACGGCGACGAAAAGTTTTGGATTATGGAAGCCGGAATCAGCCAGCAAGGCGACATGGATGATCTGGGTTCAGTGCTACGCCCGGATATTGCGGTTGTGCTCAACGCCGGAACAGGCCACACTGAGGGGCTTGGCGAAAAAGGCGTGGCCTGGCACAAGGCGCGTTTGCTCAAGTACCTTGCCAAAGGCGGTAAAGGTCTTGTCTGCGCTGATTATCCCGATCTGGTGCGTGAAGCACGAACCACGGAGACCGACATCTGTTTCTTCAGCGGCAGCGGCCGTGATGCGGAATTTCGCGCCGTTTATGCGGGTGCGGCTCCACAGGGGGCTGCTGTTACTCCGTCTGATGCCTACGGCTTGTACCGTTTATGGGTAGGGGGCAGGGAGTTTGACGTTACGGCTCCTTTCAGGGGCGCGTATGGAGCTGAGAACGTGGCTGCTGTGGCTGCCGTCGCCCACATGCTCGGGCTGGACTTGCAGGCCATACGGCAGGGGCTGGCGCAGGCCCGCATGCCTGCGCAACGCTTCAATCAGGTGCAGGCAGGATCGTGGCTGTTGATTGATGATACGTACAACGCCAATCCACTGTCCATGGGCCGGATGCTGGACGCAGCGGCTGAAAGGGCGGCAGGGCGTCCTTTTGTGGCAGTGTTGGGCGCCATGCTTGAGCTTGGCAGCCAGGCAGCCATGGAGCATGAGGCCTTGGGCCGTCGCCTGGCCGGTCTGAATCCCTCTGCGATTGTCTGGAAGGGGCTTCATGCGGAGGATGTGCGCAAAGGTCTTACTTTGGCGGGTTATGCCGGTCCCTGGCAGGTCGTCACCGACGCCGGGGAGTTCATGAAAACATGGCAGACTCTGCAGGATTACGGTCTGGAAAACAAGGCCGCCAAAAGCGGCGGCGTGGTTCTGTTTAAAGGTTCGCGCAGCAACAGGCTCGAAACACTTGTGGCAGCCTTGAGCAGCTAGAGTTTTTTACGTTTGCATGACTGCTCAACAGCGGAATATTTCTGTTTTTTAGCCCGCAACTTCCTTCGTCGTAACGATAAGCAGGTTGCGCCTTGCAAACATGACAGTTTCCCTGTCCGGACGAATTGCAGTGCCAGCTGTCTGGCCGCGGCGCCTTGGCGCCCCATACATTGGGCCTCGTTCAGAGTCGTGGGAAAAATATTGACGGACGCAGGCAGGGGGCTTGAACTTCAACGCCGCATGCTGGGGCAGGGCTGTTTCATACCGATGCCCGGGTGACGCAGCCGAAATGTGGACTTTTGTATTCCGGCGGCATATGCGCCATCACCAATTCCCGCAGATCTACGGGAGATCTACCCAGGGCCTTGCCTGGCCCGCTGACAGTAACGGTCGCAGAGTGGCCAAACGAACGGACTCCGTGCATGTTCTACAATTTCCTTTCTCCTCTCGCATCGGAATGGACATTCTTTAACGTCTTCCGCTACATCACCTTCCGTTCCATGGCGGCGCTCATGACGGCTCTGCTCATTTCCATAATTCTCGGGCCGCGGTTTATTACATGGCTGCGCAGGTTGAAGTGCGGCCAGTATATCCATGAGGACGTGGCGGCCCACGCCTGCAAAGCCGGAACTCCCACCATGGGCGGCCTGCTGATGCTGTTCAGCCTTTCGGTAAGCCTGCTTTTATGGGCAGATCTGACAAATATTTACATCTGGCAGGCTTTTTTTGTTTTTGCCGGATTCGGGGCGGTGGGTTTTTGGGATGATATTACCAAGCTGCGCCATCATAAAAACCGGGGTATTTCCGGCAAGGCCAAGATGGGCGGCCAGCTTGCCGTGGCCTGCGTGGCCATGCTGCTGCTTTTTGTTAATCCTGACTACAGCAGCAAGCTTACCATTCCCTTTTTTAAAGAAGTTACTTTTGATCTGGGCTGGTTTTATCTGCCGTTCGGCGTTTTTGTCATGGTGGCGGCGTCCAATGCCGTCAATCTTACGGACGGTCTTGACGGCCTTGCCATAGGTCCTTCCATTGTTGCCTGCATTGTTTTTTCCATTTTTATCTATATTACGGGCAACGCGCGCTTTGCGGGGTATCTGCTGGTTCCCTATATGCCCGGCGTGGGTGAGGTTACCATTTTTTGCGCTGCCCTTGTGGGCGCGGGGTTGGGTTTCTTATGGTTTAACGCCTATCCGGCTCAGGTCTTCATGGGGGATGTGGGATCCCTGTCCATCGGTGGAGTGCTTGGTTACCTTGCCCTGCTGTGCAAGCAGGAGCTGGTGCTTGCTGTGGTAGGCGGCCTTTTTGTGGCCGAAACGCTTTCTGTGATCGTGCAGGTGGGGTACTTCCGCTGGACCGGGGGCAAGCGTTTCTTCCGTATGGCGCCCCTGCACCATCATTTTGAACTCAAAGGCGTACCAGAGTCCAAAATCATCATCCGCTTCTGGATCACGTCAATTCTGCTTGGCCTCATGGCGCTTTCAGTCCTGAAGCTGCGCTGAGGAGATATGGTATGGCATTGGAAAAAACGCGCGGC contains the following coding sequences:
- a CDS encoding division/cell wall cluster transcriptional repressor MraZ produces the protein MQKLFTKSLSRSLDPKGRLMLPPEYREGLCAGGGTGVFWLTAYYGRLVAYLPDDWEKVTEQLSRIPMPSPRLSHFKTKVMGLAQELQCDAQGRVRIPQALMREAGLQKDVMLVGMLNKFEIWDQIRFDALELEDVSAELAASGVAISL
- the rsmH gene encoding 16S rRNA (cytosine(1402)-N(4))-methyltransferase RsmH — translated: MIQTMSDTTEPTRHVSVLPVETLAALDPRAGGRYLDGTLGMGGHASAILSSAPGIELCGLDRDEEALALAGQRLSSFGGRAHLFHCRYSDFAEALNELGWDKVDGALLDIGVSSLQLDEAERGFSFYGYGPLDMRMDQNSAQPSAWHWVNRESFDKLKDCIATLGEEPQAGRIARAIVDARQKNTIDTTGQLAALVERAYPAAWRAKARRHPATRTFQALRMAVNDELGELRRFLDQILTWLPIGGRLAVITFHSLEDRMVKQAMRHWAEGCRCPRHIPRCICGHQPEVRILHKKPVQAGPEELAANSRAGSAKLRAVEKIAEDSGS
- a CDS encoding penicillin-binding transpeptidase domain-containing protein, with translation MFKFNSRKANRHTDAPRAEKKSRVSNRMKTPAPEGKSRFAWAGQIDWGRVRIKMVVVVFCLLWAGLWGRAWYLQMIEGPRLAERARRQHMASELVTGRRGMIFDRNGQVLARSIEARSIYARPQEIEDFQTMANTLGPILGIEPQKLYNDLSQTKRRFVWIKRKVDDFTAEAVRKTNLAGIGLSKEYDRVYPFKHMAGQVLGFVGLDDKGLEGIERSMEARLGCIPTRQIVQRDAMGRRFYLHEEGQSEPRGQDLTLTIDVQMQFIVEEAVSRAVRDYDARWGGALVVDVPSGEIVAWAQYPFFNPNTYKDTSPLVYRNRLAADALEPGSTFKPFVMAAAIQEKKISTSTAIDCESGRWVAKNFTIRDTSRQGVLPANKVLRYSSNIGMAKIGLMMGAPTFYKYLHALGFGQRTNVPVADSKGILRIPRDWSEVDIMSTAFGQSISVTGLQMAQAYLTLLNNGVYKPLRLTREDNNVEEVPQRIFSQTTVRDVMRMMRDVVEESDGTGKRARIEGIEVAGKTGTAQKADHRAGTYGSKRLASFVGFFPADKPRYLILVMVDEPTRNQYGGVVAAPVFKEIASRTLTFTGIVPDTKVATGTESPAAPAAGRRRGLKLAGLDVPYVNEVQKTAAQGQDAGMRLPGHLAKAGSRVPDVMGKSVRNAVELFARAGVVPELKGSGSRVIKQTPAPGAAWPEEDNKTEYILWLSER
- a CDS encoding UDP-N-acetylmuramoyl-L-alanyl-D-glutamate--2,6-diaminopimelate ligase yields the protein MNREFAALLDECGRGEIEVRADSRQVCPGDIFVAVPGVREDGAQFIPAAAEAGAGVIVCRADSEEAAAAATAGCRVVHHADPREALWRLAQARWHTDTLPIRIVGVTGTNGKTTCTYLLERLFAQAGHKLGVMGTVSYRWPGHVEAAPLTTPDALSVHAMLAAMARDGVDVAVMEVSSHAIDQQRVCGVPFSGAAFTNLSQDHLDYHRDMESYFQAKARLFLELPRADKSMAVNADDAWGRRLLELCPTALSFGLQKGAPNRRHLWGELLSSTTAGCHLRMSLEDMQWELRSPLVGAFNASNLLAVQAVALEMGIDPEAFKALESFTGVSGRLERVENPQGLNVFVDYAHTPDALENVLKALRDAGFERVITVFGCGGNRDRSKRPIMGEAVARWSDVAVLTSDNPRFEDPEAILKDVLPGLADAKEVVVEVDRREATTRALGMLGKKDALLIAGKGHEDYQIIQGVKHHYSDQEVVREILQCA
- a CDS encoding UDP-N-acetylmuramoyl-tripeptide--D-alanyl-D-alanine ligase, with protein sequence MRITINEAAVCLGLPGTLPDAENTVLTSVVTDSRDAGPGALFVCVPGSRVDGHDFAAAAVRQGAAAVLAAGPLPGINVPVLVVPDTVKALGQLAGLWRDRTKARVVAVTGTAGKTTLKEVLAQVLSLGGKTARNAMNHNNQIGMPRAVLGTDGDEKFWIMEAGISQQGDMDDLGSVLRPDIAVVLNAGTGHTEGLGEKGVAWHKARLLKYLAKGGKGLVCADYPDLVREARTTETDICFFSGSGRDAEFRAVYAGAAPQGAAVTPSDAYGLYRLWVGGREFDVTAPFRGAYGAENVAAVAAVAHMLGLDLQAIRQGLAQARMPAQRFNQVQAGSWLLIDDTYNANPLSMGRMLDAAAERAAGRPFVAVLGAMLELGSQAAMEHEALGRRLAGLNPSAIVWKGLHAEDVRKGLTLAGYAGPWQVVTDAGEFMKTWQTLQDYGLENKAAKSGGVVLFKGSRSNRLETLVAALSS
- the mraY gene encoding phospho-N-acetylmuramoyl-pentapeptide-transferase, translated to MFYNFLSPLASEWTFFNVFRYITFRSMAALMTALLISIILGPRFITWLRRLKCGQYIHEDVAAHACKAGTPTMGGLLMLFSLSVSLLLWADLTNIYIWQAFFVFAGFGAVGFWDDITKLRHHKNRGISGKAKMGGQLAVACVAMLLLFVNPDYSSKLTIPFFKEVTFDLGWFYLPFGVFVMVAASNAVNLTDGLDGLAIGPSIVACIVFSIFIYITGNARFAGYLLVPYMPGVGEVTIFCAALVGAGLGFLWFNAYPAQVFMGDVGSLSIGGVLGYLALLCKQELVLAVVGGLFVAETLSVIVQVGYFRWTGGKRFFRMAPLHHHFELKGVPESKIIIRFWITSILLGLMALSVLKLR